One Baekduia alba genomic window, GGCCGAGGAGCCGGTGCTGGAGGGCGGCGGCGTGACGCTGGACCTGGCGGCCCGGCGGGTCGTGGTCGATGGCGTCGAGGTGCACCTGACGCCGATCGAGTATGGGTTGCTGCGCGCGCTGATGCGCAACCGCGGGCGGCTGCTGACGCACCACGCGCTGCTCACCGAGGTCTGGGGTCCCGAGTACGCCGACGCCACGAGCGTGCTGCGCACGCACGTCGCGAACCTGCGCCGCAAGGTCGAGGGCGCTGACCGCAAGCGCCAGCTGATCCGCACCGATTCGGGCGTCGGATACCGCTTCGTGGCGCCTTGACGAAATCTTGATGGAACAGCCCGAAGTCTGCATACGAACTTGACGAGGCCGGTCGCATGATGACCTCATGGACCTTCTCGCCATCTTCCTGCTCGTCGCGACGTTCGCGTCGCTGGCGGGTCTCATCGAGCTTCTGGACCGCGTATGAAGGGCTCGGATCTGTTCGGGCTGATCGTGTGCGTGCTCGTGCTCGGGTACCTCCTGTACGCGCTGCTGCGCGGGGAGAAGTTCTAGGCGATGGGTCAAGGCTTCCTCCAGATCGCGATCTTCCTCGCGGTCGTCGTCGCGGTCGCGCCGTTCGTCGGCGCCTACATGGCCCGTGTGTTCTCCGACGAGCGCGTCTTCCTGACGCCCGTCCTCGCCCCGGTCGAGCGCGTGCTGTACCGCCTCTTCCGCGTGGACCCCGATCACCAGCAGGACTGGAAGGCCTACGCCAAGTCCCTGGTCGTCGTCTCGGTGCTCTTCGCAGTGCTGTTGTACGTGATCCTGCGCACGCAGGGTGCCCATCCGTTCAACCCCGAGGGCTTCAAGTCGGGGACGTGGGACGTGTCGTTCAACACGGCGTCGTCGTTCCTGACCAACACGAACTGGCAGTTCTACGGCGGGGAGACGACGATGTCGTACTTCTCGCAGATGGCCGGCCTGGCCGTCCAGAACTTCGTCTCGGCCGCCGTCGGCATCGCCGTGCTGGTCGCGCTGATCCGCGGCATCGTCTCCCGCCGCGGCGACGGGCTGCTCGGGAACTTCTACAAGGACCTGACCCGGATCATCCTGTACATCCTGGTCCCGCTGTCGGTGATCGCGACGGTCGTGCTCGTCTCCCAGGGCGTGTTGCAGACGCTCGGTGGCACGGTCGGCGACATCGCCCGCGGCCCGGTCGCCTCCCAAGAGGCGATCAAGATGCTCGGGACCAACGGCGGCGGGTTCTTCAACGTCAACTCGGCCTACCCGTTCGAGAACCCGACGGCGTTCTCGAACTTCGTCGAGATGTTCTGCATCATGTTGATCCCGGCCTCGCTGCCGTTCGCGTTCGGCCGGATGGTCGGCAACCGCCGCCAGGGCTGGGTGATCTTCGGTGCGATGTCGTTCCTGTTCGTCATCAGCGTCGTGGTCGTCTTCGCCGCCGAGCAGCACGGCACGCCCGCCCAGCACCTGGCGGGCCTGAACACCGGGCACATCGGCGGAAGCACGGGCGGCAACCTGGAGGGCAAGGACCAGCGCTTCGGCATCGCGTCCTCGTCCCTGTTCACGGCGATCACGACCGTGATCTCCTGCGGCGCGGTCAACACCGCGTTCCAGTCGCTGACCGGCCTGGGCGGCCTGGTCCCGATGGCCAACCTCGGCTACTCGGAGTCGGTCTTCGGCGGCGTCGGCACCGGCTTGTACATGATGCTGCTGTTCGTCCTGCTCGCCGTGTTCATCGGCGGCCTGATGGTCGGCCGCACGCCGGAGTACCTGGGCAAGAAGCTCGAGCCCAAGGACGTCAAGCTGGTCTCGATCGGCGCGTTGTTCACCGCCTTGATCGTGCTGGTCTTCACCGGGCTGGCGCTGAGCACCAAGTGGGGCGCCCCGTCGATCTACGCCTCCGGCCCGCAGGGCTTCAGCGAGACGTTCTACGCGTACCTGTCGCAGGCCAACAACAACGGCTCGGCGTTCGCCGGATACACCGGCTACCTGCAGCCCAACGCGCCAGGCAACGTCGGCGCCCACGGCATCAGCTTCGCCGACGTCATGGGCGGCTTCGCGATGCTCTTCGGGCGCTTCGTCCCGATCATCGCGGTGCTCGCGGTCGGTGGCGGGCTGGCGCGCAAGAAGGTGGCCCCGGCCGGCCTGGGCACGATGCGCACCGACACGCCGACCTTCGGCTTCCTGCTCGTCGGCGTCGTGGTGCTGATCGGCGCCCTGACGTTCCTACCGGCCTTCCTCCTAGGCCCCGTCGTCCAGTCCCTCACGACCCAACTCTTCTAGAACATGCGCAAGGACCTCATTCGCGGCTCCCTGGTGGTCGTCGTCTTCACGGTGCTGCTCGGGCTCGTCTACCCCCTGGTCATGACCGGGATCGCCCAGGTGGCGTTCCCCAGCAAGGCCGACGGCTCGCTCGTCCGAAAGGACGGCAAGGTCACCGGCTCGACGCTCCTGGGCCAGGCCTGGCAGAAGCCGGTGCTCGACAGCGCCGGCAAGCCGAAGAAGGACTCCGACGGCAACGACGCCACCGAGGCCGATCCCAAGTACTTCCAGCCGCGCCCCTCGGCGACCGGCTACAGCGCTTCGGTCACCTACTTCGGCAACCACGGCCCGAACCAGAGCTCGACGATGTACCTGACCCGGCAGAACCTGCAGGCCTATCTCGCTCTCGAGCAGCCCTACGACAAGGGCCTGAAGGCCGACCAGGTCCCGGTCGACGCGGCGACGTTCTCGGCCTCGGGCGTGGACCCGCATATCTCCAAGGCCAACGCAGCCATCCAGGCCAACCGCATCGCGGCGGTCCGCCACCTCTCGCTCGCTCGCGTCCAGCAGCTCATGAAGGACAACACCGACGGCCGCGGCCTCGGCGTGTTCGGCGAGCCCGGCGTGAACGTGACCAAGATCAACCTCGCTCTCGACCAGGAAGCTCGATGACCCCGCAGCGCTCCTCCCTGTTCAGCGCGGAGATCGTCCGTCCGGCGATCCTCGCGTCCTTCGCCAAGCTCGACCCGCGGATCCAGGTCCGCAACCCGGTGATGTTCGTGGTGGAGATCGGCGCGCTGATCTCCACGGTCGCCTGGCTGATCCAGCTGTTCGGCGGCACCTCCCTCGGCGGCGGCGAGCAGCCCGCGTGGTTCACCTTCACGGTGGCGATCTGGCTCTGGCTGACGGTCGTCTTCGCGAACATGGCCGAGGCCTTGGCCGAGGGCCGCGGCAAGGCGCAGGCCGACGCGCTGCGCGCGATGCGCTCCGACACCGTCGCGCGGATGCGCGACGGGTCCGAGCGGCCGGCGGCCGAGCTGCATCGCGGCGACATGGTCGTCGTCGAGGCCGGCGAGGTCATCCCGGGCGACGGCACGGTCACCGAGGGGATTGCGACCGTCGACGAGTCGGCGATCACGGGCGAGTCCGCGCCGGTCATCCGCGAGTCCGGCGGTGACCGGTCGGCGGTCACGGGCGGCACGCGCGTCCTGTCGGATCGCATCGTCGTCGAGATCACCCAGGAGCCGGGGCAGTCGTTCCTGGACCGGATGATCGCGCTGGTCGAGGGCGCCGAGCGGCGCAAGACGCCGAACGAGATCGCGCTGAACATCCTGCTCGCGGGCCTGACGATCGTCTTCCTGATCGTCGTGGCGACGCTGCTGCCGTTCGCGCGGTTCGCGGGCAGCGACATCTCGCTCACCACCGAGATCGCGTTGTTGGTGGCGTTGATCCCGACGACGATCGGCGCGCTGCTGAGCGCGATCGGCATCGCGGGCATGGACCGGCTGGTGCGACGCAACGTCCTTGCCTTGTCGGGCCGCGCGGTCGAGGCGTCGGGCGACGTCGACGTGCTGCTGCTGGACAAGACGGGCACGATCACCCTGGGCAACCGCCAGGCGTCGGAGTTCCTCCCGATGCCCGGCGTGACCGAGGCACAGCTGGCCGAGGCGGCACAGCTGTCGTCGCTGGCCGACGAGACGCCCGAGGGACGCTCGATCGTCGTGCTCGCCAAGACCTACGGGATCCGCGAGCGCGAGCTGGCGCCGCACGAGGCCGAGTTCGTCCCGTTCACCGCGCAGACCCGCATGAGCGGGATCGACTACGACGGCACGCGCCTGCGCAAGGGCGCCGCGGACTCGGTCATCGCGTTCGCCGAGGCCGAGGGCGGCAAGCCGCCGGTCGAGCTGCGCGGCGCGGTCGACCGAATCGCCCGCGAGGGGGGCACGCCGCTGGCCGTCGCCCAGGACTCCCAGATCCTCGGTGTCATCTACCTCAAGGACACCGTCAAGGAGGGCATGGCCGCCCGCTTCGATCAGCTCCGGGCCATGGGCATCCGCACCGTGATGGTCACCGGCGACAACCGGCTGACCGCCGCCAAGATCGCCGAGGAGGCCGGCGTCGACGACTTCCTGGCCGAGGCGACGCCCGAGCGCAAGATGGAGCTCATCAAGGCCGAGCAGGCCGAGGGGCGCCTGGTCGCCATGACCGGCGACGGCACCAACGACGCCCCGGCGCTGGCCCAGGCCGACGTCGGCGTCGCGATGAACACCGGCACCCAGGCCGCCCGCGAGGCGGGCAACATGGTCGACCTGGACTCCAACCCGACGAAGCTCATCGAGATCGTCGAGGTCGGCAAGCAGCTCCTCATCACGCGCGGCGCGCTGACCACGTTCTCGATCGCCAACGACGTCGCCAAGTACTTCGCCATCCTCCCGGCGATCTTCGTCGCGACCTACGCGGCCAAGGGCGACAGCACCGGGCCGCTGGACGCGCTGAACATCATGAACCTGGGCTCGCCGGAGTCAGCGATCATCTCGGCGATCATCTTCAACGCCATCGTGATCCCGATGCTGGTCCCGATCGCCCTGCGCGGCGTCGCCTACAAGGCCGTCGGCGCGACCGCGCTGCTGCGGCGCAACCTCCTGATCTACGGGCTGGGAGGGCTCATCGCGCCATTCATCGGGATCAAGCTCATCGACCTGCTCGTGCACAACGTGCTGGGAGCGTGATGCTCGGGTTCGCCACCCAGCAGCGCCTCCCGCGGGAGGTCCGGCTCCGGCGCCGCTATGCCGAAGGGCTCGAGCATGCAGGCTGTGCCTGCTCGCCGCGTGCGGTCAGCGGCTACGGCCTGCTGCCGGTCCGGCGGCTGCTGACCGACGGCGCCGGTCCGTTGTACGAGGGCGTGCCGGGCCAGTTGCAGCGTCAGGCGCTGGCCGCGCTCGTCGCGCTGGAGCCCACCGTCCGATGATGCTCGACGCCGATCCCGCACGGGGGCATCTGAAGGTGTTCCTCGGCATGGCCGCCGGGGTCGGCAAGACCGTGCGGATGCTCGACGAGGGCCGCGCCGAGCTGGAGGCTGGGCGCGACGTCGTCATCGGGCTGCTGGAGACCCACGGCCGCGTCGAGACCGAACGCCGTGCCGAGGGCCTGGAGCGCCTGCCGCGCCGACGGATGACCTATCGCGGCACGACGTTCGAGGACCTTGACGTCCCCGCGGTGCTCGCACGCAAGCCCGAGCTGTGCCTCATCGACGAGCTCGCGCACACCAACGCCCCCGGCCTGGACAACGCGAAGCGCTACGAGGACGTCGGGCTGATCCTCGACGCCGGCATCGACGTGCTGTCCACCATGAACGTCCAGCACCTCGAGTCGCTCAACGACAAGATCGCCGAGCTCTCGGGGGTGCGCGTGCGCGAGACCGTGCCCGACACGCTGCTGGCCCGCGCCGACGAGATCGTGCTGGTCGACGTCACACCCGAGGCGCTGGTCGACCGGCTGCGGGCGGGCAAGATCTACCCCGCCGAGCGCATCGACACGGCGCTGAACAACTTCTTCAAGGTCGAGAACCTCAGCGCGCTGCGCGAGACCGCGCTGCGCCAGGTCGCCGAGAACGTCGAGGCGCGCCGCGTCGAAGTCGAGCCGACGGTCGGCACGCGCGAGGAGCGCGTCGACGCCGGCGTCCCCCAGGCCGTCGGCGAGCGCCTCTTGGCGCTGATCGAGCCCTACCCGGGCGCGCAGCGGCTGGTCCGACGCGCGTGGCGATCGGCGCAGCGCCTGAGCGCGCCGCTGGATCTGCTGTGGGTCGCGCCGCCCGGCGGTACGCAGCTCGACGAGGACAGCGAGCAGGCGCGCAGCCTGCACGCGCTGCGCCAGCTCGCCTCGGTGCTCGGCGCGACCCTGCTCGTGGAAGAGGGCGACGACGTCGCGACCACCGCTGCACGTGTCGCCGACGAACGTGGCATCACCTACATCTTGCTGGGCGCTTCACGCCCGGCGCGAGGGCTCGCGCGGCTGCGCGAGCCGTTGCCGATGCGCCTCGTGCGGCTGGCGCCGGGCGTCGATGTCCGGATCGTCGCCGACCGCACGCGGATGCGCGGACGGAAGGGAGCAAGTTGATGATCATCATCGCGGTTGTGGCCACGGCGGTCGCGCTGGCCGCGGGGATGGCGGTCGGGCGGTGGTACGCGCCGCACAAACGGCGCGAGCGCGAACAGCGCCCGGAGACGGTGCGCCGCATCCTCCTGCCGTTCACGGGAACGGCGATCTCGCGGCGCGCGTTCGACGCGGCGGTGCGGCTGGCGCGCGTGGAGAACGCCACGCTCATGCCGTGCTATCTGGCGACGGTCCCGCTGAACCTGCCGCTGGACGCCGCGCTGCCGGCCCAGTGCCTGCGCGCGATGCCGCTGCTGGAGACCATCGAGCAGCGTGCCGCGGACCAGGACGTGGCGATCGACGGGCGCATCATCCGCGGGCGCACCTATCGCGACGCGCTGCGGCGGATCCTCTCCGACGAGCAGTTCGATCGCGTGATCGTCTCAGCCACGGGTCACCCGGGCACCAACCACGGCTTCACCGGCGACGACCTCGTCTGGCTGCTGGACCGGGCCGACGCCGAGGTCCTGATCCTGCGCCCGGCGCCGGAGGACCACCGCGAGGTCGCCGCGGCGGTGGCGGGACACTTCTGACCGTGTCGCCCGAGCGGACGATCGTCGTCGCGGAGGCTGACGAGGTCGACGCCGCAGCGCTGCTCGGTCTGCTCGGCGACGCCGGCTTCCTTCCGTCACACGCGCGAGGTGTCGCGGAAGCGCTCGAGCTCGCGGCTCGGCGGTCGCCGGTTGCAGTTCTTCACGAGCTCACGCTGCCCGACGGCGACGGGCTCGACATCTGCCGCGGCGTACGCGCCCGAACGGCCGAGTGACCTGTACGCGTACTGCAGCCGCAACGGTCACCTTGGCGCAACGATCAAGCTCCTCGTTGTATCCGAGTACCCTTCGCTCGCGATAGGCCGGCCCATGGCAGGGGCGGCACCATGGCGTTCTCGAGGTGTGCATGCAGGGCAGGATCAGGATCGGGCGGGAGGCGCTGCTGGCCGGCGCCGTGGCGGCGGGGCTGGCGGTCGCCGGTTGCGGAGGCGGCGGCGACAGCGGCGGCGGGTCGGGGTCGACCTCCGGCGCTGCGAACGCGGGTGCGTCGGTCAACGCGAAGGCCGCGCAGGCGCCAGGGCGCCGGGGCGGGACGCTGATCCAGCTCGGGGCCTCCGACGTCGACTACCTCGACCCGGGCCACACCTACTACACGCAGGGCCTGCAGGTCATCTACGCGACCAACCGGCCGTTGTACTCCTACAAGCCAGACGACGCCGCGCACCCGGTCCCGGACATGGCGGCGGCCGCCCCCAAGATCTCCCCGGACGCCAAGACGGTCACCGTCCGGCTGCGCACGGGCGTCAGGTACGCGCCGCCGGTCGACCGCGCGGTCACGAGCGCCGACGTCAAGTACGCGCTGGAGCGCTTCTTCTCGGTCAACGTCGGCGGTCAGTACCCCGGATACTTCCAGGTCATCCAGGGCGCGCCAGCCAAGCCGACGACCGGCGTCAAGCCGATCGCGGGCATCGCGACGCCGGACGCGCACACGATCGTCTTCCACCTCACCAAGCCGACCGGCGTCGCGTTCGCGGCGGCGCTGTCGATGCCGGCGACCGTGCCCGTCCCCGAGGACTACGCCAAGCGGTTCGACGACAAGAACCCGTCGACCTACAACACGCACGTCGCGTTCACCGGGCCGTACATGGTCAAGAACGACGCGTCGGGCAACCTGGTCGGCTACCGGCCGGGCAAGGCCATCGAGTTGGTGCGCAACCCCAACTGGAACGCGAAGACCGACTTCCGTCCCGCCTACGTCGACGCGATCCGGATGAAGACGGACTTCACCGACGCCAACGTCGCGGCGCGCCAGGTGCTCGATGGCAAGGACATGGTGTTGGACACCAACCCGCCGGCGGCGGTGCTGAAGGACCTCGTCCAGCACGTCAAGGACCAGTACGTGACGATGCCGGCCGGCGGCTACCGCTACTTCCCGCTCAACACGGAGATCAAGCCGTTCGACGACCTCAACGTGCGCAAGGCGGTGCTCGCAGGCTTCGACCGCACGGCGGCGCTGAAGGCGCGCGGCGGCAAGTACACCGGCGAGGTCGCGACGCACCTGCTGCCGCCGGGCTTCCCGGGCTTCGACCAGGCCGGTGGCGCCAAGGGCTTCGACGACCTCGACTTCTTCAACGACAAGAACGAGAGCGGCGACATGGCGACGGCGGCCAAGTACTTCAAGCTGGCCGGCTACCCGAGCGGCAAGTACACCGGGAACGCGCGGCTGCTGATGGTCGGCGCCAACGCCGATCCGGGCAAGGGCCAGGCCGAGGTCGCCGCCGGGCAGCTGGAGAAGATGGGCTTCGACGTCAAGCTGCGGCTGGTCCCGCAGGACGCGGTGTACACCAACTGGTGCCAGGTCCCGTCCAAGAAGGTCG contains:
- a CDS encoding sensor histidine kinase KdpD; translated protein: MMLDADPARGHLKVFLGMAAGVGKTVRMLDEGRAELEAGRDVVIGLLETHGRVETERRAEGLERLPRRRMTYRGTTFEDLDVPAVLARKPELCLIDELAHTNAPGLDNAKRYEDVGLILDAGIDVLSTMNVQHLESLNDKIAELSGVRVRETVPDTLLARADEIVLVDVTPEALVDRLRAGKIYPAERIDTALNNFFKVENLSALRETALRQVAENVEARRVEVEPTVGTREERVDAGVPQAVGERLLALIEPYPGAQRLVRRAWRSAQRLSAPLDLLWVAPPGGTQLDEDSEQARSLHALRQLASVLGATLLVEEGDDVATTAARVADERGITYILLGASRPARGLARLREPLPMRLVRLAPGVDVRIVADRTRMRGRKGAS
- a CDS encoding potassium-transporting ATPase subunit F, whose amino-acid sequence is MKGSDLFGLIVCVLVLGYLLYALLRGEKF
- a CDS encoding ABC transporter substrate-binding protein, with the protein product MQGRIRIGREALLAGAVAAGLAVAGCGGGGDSGGGSGSTSGAANAGASVNAKAAQAPGRRGGTLIQLGASDVDYLDPGHTYYTQGLQVIYATNRPLYSYKPDDAAHPVPDMAAAAPKISPDAKTVTVRLRTGVRYAPPVDRAVTSADVKYALERFFSVNVGGQYPGYFQVIQGAPAKPTTGVKPIAGIATPDAHTIVFHLTKPTGVAFAAALSMPATVPVPEDYAKRFDDKNPSTYNTHVAFTGPYMVKNDASGNLVGYRPGKAIELVRNPNWNAKTDFRPAYVDAIRMKTDFTDANVAARQVLDGKDMVLDTNPPAAVLKDLVQHVKDQYVTMPAGGYRYFPLNTEIKPFDDLNVRKAVLAGFDRTAALKARGGKYTGEVATHLLPPGFPGFDQAGGAKGFDDLDFFNDKNESGDMATAAKYFKLAGYPSGKYTGNARLLMVGANADPGKGQAEVAAGQLEKMGFDVKLRLVPQDAVYTNWCQVPSKKVAMCGGTAWFRDFADPEAMIEPLFKGALIDRSSGNANYSMLNDPKVDAAMDKAALATGDDRLRQWAGVDRLVMQDAAAIPFDWDRTTLVRSKDVNGVANEFMTMWDYAYTSLKD
- a CDS encoding universal stress protein, yielding MATAVALAAGMAVGRWYAPHKRREREQRPETVRRILLPFTGTAISRRAFDAAVRLARVENATLMPCYLATVPLNLPLDAALPAQCLRAMPLLETIEQRAADQDVAIDGRIIRGRTYRDALRRILSDEQFDRVIVSATGHPGTNHGFTGDDLVWLLDRADAEVLILRPAPEDHREVAAAVAGHF
- a CDS encoding potassium-transporting ATPase subunit C, encoding MRKDLIRGSLVVVVFTVLLGLVYPLVMTGIAQVAFPSKADGSLVRKDGKVTGSTLLGQAWQKPVLDSAGKPKKDSDGNDATEADPKYFQPRPSATGYSASVTYFGNHGPNQSSTMYLTRQNLQAYLALEQPYDKGLKADQVPVDAATFSASGVDPHISKANAAIQANRIAAVRHLSLARVQQLMKDNTDGRGLGVFGEPGVNVTKINLALDQEAR
- the kdpB gene encoding potassium-transporting ATPase subunit KdpB: MTPQRSSLFSAEIVRPAILASFAKLDPRIQVRNPVMFVVEIGALISTVAWLIQLFGGTSLGGGEQPAWFTFTVAIWLWLTVVFANMAEALAEGRGKAQADALRAMRSDTVARMRDGSERPAAELHRGDMVVVEAGEVIPGDGTVTEGIATVDESAITGESAPVIRESGGDRSAVTGGTRVLSDRIVVEITQEPGQSFLDRMIALVEGAERRKTPNEIALNILLAGLTIVFLIVVATLLPFARFAGSDISLTTEIALLVALIPTTIGALLSAIGIAGMDRLVRRNVLALSGRAVEASGDVDVLLLDKTGTITLGNRQASEFLPMPGVTEAQLAEAAQLSSLADETPEGRSIVVLAKTYGIRERELAPHEAEFVPFTAQTRMSGIDYDGTRLRKGAADSVIAFAEAEGGKPPVELRGAVDRIAREGGTPLAVAQDSQILGVIYLKDTVKEGMAARFDQLRAMGIRTVMVTGDNRLTAAKIAEEAGVDDFLAEATPERKMELIKAEQAEGRLVAMTGDGTNDAPALAQADVGVAMNTGTQAAREAGNMVDLDSNPTKLIEIVEVGKQLLITRGALTTFSIANDVAKYFAILPAIFVATYAAKGDSTGPLDALNIMNLGSPESAIISAIIFNAIVIPMLVPIALRGVAYKAVGATALLRRNLLIYGLGGLIAPFIGIKLIDLLVHNVLGA
- the kdpA gene encoding potassium-transporting ATPase subunit KdpA, which translates into the protein MGQGFLQIAIFLAVVVAVAPFVGAYMARVFSDERVFLTPVLAPVERVLYRLFRVDPDHQQDWKAYAKSLVVVSVLFAVLLYVILRTQGAHPFNPEGFKSGTWDVSFNTASSFLTNTNWQFYGGETTMSYFSQMAGLAVQNFVSAAVGIAVLVALIRGIVSRRGDGLLGNFYKDLTRIILYILVPLSVIATVVLVSQGVLQTLGGTVGDIARGPVASQEAIKMLGTNGGGFFNVNSAYPFENPTAFSNFVEMFCIMLIPASLPFAFGRMVGNRRQGWVIFGAMSFLFVISVVVVFAAEQHGTPAQHLAGLNTGHIGGSTGGNLEGKDQRFGIASSSLFTAITTVISCGAVNTAFQSLTGLGGLVPMANLGYSESVFGGVGTGLYMMLLFVLLAVFIGGLMVGRTPEYLGKKLEPKDVKLVSIGALFTALIVLVFTGLALSTKWGAPSIYASGPQGFSETFYAYLSQANNNGSAFAGYTGYLQPNAPGNVGAHGISFADVMGGFAMLFGRFVPIIAVLAVGGGLARKKVAPAGLGTMRTDTPTFGFLLVGVVVLIGALTFLPAFLLGPVVQSLTTQLF